agtccaactttttctcaatgtcataaactgaatccagcgatgttagtggcataacgatagagagctcggtgtgagtatcattttccgtttctccgctgatacggcacactattttgtgcgttttcttaatCAGAACTTTTGAGTCACGCATGACCTTATAGATAGCCATGACTTCTGCCAATTCTGGAAGCTGAAATgatagcataaataataattaaagagaatcaaggtattgcggctacaattgctagggtttcacaaataacagttcaatatttcactacgcaccttttcttcaatcttagtcaatctaaattccaggtcgatatgcttctgtaatattgtttgtagtatTGCCATTATATTTTCGTTTGTTGTAGGGAATGTCCCTTCGTTGGTTAAGGAAGTAGCCGCATTATTCGAAACGGTACTCGTTGTATTTAAGGAAGAGTGAAAGGAcgcgctgtgttgtgctacatcgaTGAAATCGGCGTTTGCTGAATCGGAATTGGAGGGAAGTAAATCAATCAATTTGTTGTGTTTTTGGTTGGTACTAGAGCTGGACGAATTATTGAAATTGTTGTTTATAGCTTTTGAGCTAGATGGAAACGGTTCGCTGTGTAGTGCTACATCGACCAAATGCGCATTTGTTGCATTGAAGCCCTTTGACAAGTAAAACTTTCGGAATTTTGGCGTATATGGTTCGCTGGTTGTGGCGCTAGACGGATGACGGAGATTGGCGTTCTTTGCATATAATTTAGATGGAAACGGTTCGCTGCGTTGTGC
The DNA window shown above is from Eurosta solidaginis isolate ZX-2024a chromosome 2, ASM4086904v1, whole genome shotgun sequence and carries:
- the LOC137240066 gene encoding uncharacterized protein → MASQDIFEEDIDMYTSTSNRKSNAFLNISSSTTNQTFKGMVDVLPSAPNATDPYFVDVAQHSEPFPSQLYANNANLHSSSGSTANQLRIKKVKLVKGKVNANLVDEFASNYIATNPHVVDVAQRSEPFPSKLYAKNANLRHPSSATTSEPYTPKFRKFYLSKGFNATNAHLVDVALHSEPFPSSSKAINNNFNNSSSSSTNQKHNKLIDLLPSNSDSANADFIDVAQHSASFHSSLNTTSTVSNNAATSLTNEGTFPTTNENIMAILQTILQKHIDLEFRLTKIEEKLPELAEVMAIYKVMRDSKVLIKKTHKIVCRISGETENDTHTELSIVMPLTSLDSVYDIEKKLDSDDYQESMKSYIFMLQGASLDIIGVMKKLFSDNVLFNFNWDGVQGKRSLSKLKLVNSVLFDVFKLQGRIDFEDSMRRCLTLSHNRHKQRRYLTHKSSSETA